Proteins encoded together in one Bos indicus isolate NIAB-ARS_2022 breed Sahiwal x Tharparkar chromosome 25, NIAB-ARS_B.indTharparkar_mat_pri_1.0, whole genome shotgun sequence window:
- the ZKSCAN5 gene encoding zinc finger protein with KRAB and SCAN domains 5 isoform X4, translated as MTTEDVSLSQEQSTEEMEPIGELLPVEFQELTTVKDEEMDFTCVEEEQMNSARRHMGMDMKVENCGNLVFWDSESTPETKVSLSMQEGSEGVSSERELITERLIKDDSWDSRWIKTWECGGMLERQQGNLKKDLRQVIIKHKRNPMEDCTEIGESSNPIKHQNIYSVKKPWKCSECGKSFSYYSAFILHQRIHTGEKPYVCTECGKAFTRSSSLIQHQRIHTGEKPYECNECGKAFSHRSALIQHHIIHTGEKPYECNECGKAFNQSTYLIQHHRIHTGEKPYKCKECGKAFNDTSSLIKHQRVHTGEKPYGCKECGKAFSDRSGLTQHQRTHTGEKPYECSECGKAFSYCSALIQHQGTHTGEKPYKCHECGKAFSDRSALIRHQRIHTGEKPYKCKECEKAFSQSSSLTKHLRTHTGEKPYKCNDCDKAFSQSSSLIQHQKTHAGEKRYKYKKCEKTFSMCSAYHQHGEIHGE; from the exons ATGACTACAGAAGATGTTTCTTTGTCCCAAGAACAGAGCACAGAAGAAATGGAACCTATTGGAGAGCTTCTTCCTGTTGAGTTCCAG GAATTGACGACAGTCAAGGATGAGGAAATGGACTTCACCTGTGTGGAGGAGGAACAGATGAATTCTGCCCGAAGACACATGGGCATGGATATGAAGGTGGAGAATTGTGGGAACCTGGTATTTTGGG ATTCTGaatctacacctgaaactaaagtGTCCCTTTCAATGCAGGAAGGTTCTGAAGGAGTATCATCAGAAAGGGAGCTGATAACAGAAAGACTTATAAAGGATGATTCCTGGGACTCCAGATGGATAAAAACCTGGGAATGTGGAGGCATGTTAGAAAGGCAGCAAGGAAATCTgaagaaagatttaaggcaagTCATAATTAAGCACAAGAGAAATCCTATGGAGGATTGTACTGAAATCGGGGAAAGTTCGAACCCAATTAAACATCAGAACATTTACTCAGTGAAAAAGCCTTGGAAGTGCAGTGAGTGTGGCAAGTCCTTCAGCTACTACTCAGCTTTTATCCTACATCAGAGgattcacacaggagagaaaccctatgtATGTACTGAATGTGGAAAGGCCTTCACCCGGAGCTCATCCCTTATCCAGCATCAGAGaatccacactggagagaaaccttacgaGTGTAATGAATGCGGGAAAGCTTTCAGTCACCGTTCAGCGCTTATTCAACATCATATCATTCATACTGGAGAAAAGCCCTATGAGTGCAAtgaatgtgggaaggccttcaaCCAAAGCACGTACCTCATCCAGCACCATAGAATacacactggagagaagccctatAAATGTAAAGAGTGTGGGAAAGCTTTCAATGACACCTCCTCCCTTATTAAACATCAGAGGGTCCATACTGGAGAAAAACCCTATGGGTGTAAAGAGTGTGGGAAGGCCTTTAGTGACAGGTCAGGCCTTACTCAACATCAGAGAACTcacacaggggagaagccctatgAATGTAGTGAATGTGGGAAGGCTTTCAGTTACTGTTCAGCTCTTATTCAACATCAAGGAACCCACACTGgggagaaaccttacaaatgtcatgaatgtggaaaagccttcagtGATCGCTCAGCTCTCATAAGacaccagagaattcatactggagagaaaccttacaagtGTAAAGAATGTGAGAAAGCCTTCAGCCAGAGCTCATCCCTGACAAAGCATCTAAgaactcacactggagagaaaccatataaatgcaATGATTGTGACAAAGCCTTTAGCCAGAGTTCTTCTCTTATTCAACACCAGAAAACTCATGCAGGGGAAAAACGCTATAAATATAAGAAATGTGAGAAAACTTTCAGTATGTGTTCAGCCTATCATCAACATGGAGAAATTCATGGTGAATAG
- the ZKSCAN5 gene encoding zinc finger protein with KRAB and SCAN domains 5 isoform X3, with amino-acid sequence MDYVTIEVEENAMTTEDVSLSQEQSTEEMEPIGELLPVEFQELTTVKDEEMDFTCVEEEQMNSARRHMGMDMKVENCGNLVFWDSESTPETKVSLSMQEGSEGVSSERELITERLIKDDSWDSRWIKTWECGGMLERQQGNLKKDLRQVIIKHKRNPMEDCTEIGESSNPIKHQNIYSVKKPWKCSECGKSFSYYSAFILHQRIHTGEKPYVCTECGKAFTRSSSLIQHQRIHTGEKPYECNECGKAFSHRSALIQHHIIHTGEKPYECNECGKAFNQSTYLIQHHRIHTGEKPYKCKECGKAFNDTSSLIKHQRVHTGEKPYGCKECGKAFSDRSGLTQHQRTHTGEKPYECSECGKAFSYCSALIQHQGTHTGEKPYKCHECGKAFSDRSALIRHQRIHTGEKPYKCKECEKAFSQSSSLTKHLRTHTGEKPYKCNDCDKAFSQSSSLIQHQKTHAGEKRYKYKKCEKTFSMCSAYHQHGEIHGE; translated from the exons ATGGATTATGTGACCATTGAAGTTGAGGAAAATG CTATGACTACAGAAGATGTTTCTTTGTCCCAAGAACAGAGCACAGAAGAAATGGAACCTATTGGAGAGCTTCTTCCTGTTGAGTTCCAG GAATTGACGACAGTCAAGGATGAGGAAATGGACTTCACCTGTGTGGAGGAGGAACAGATGAATTCTGCCCGAAGACACATGGGCATGGATATGAAGGTGGAGAATTGTGGGAACCTGGTATTTTGGG ATTCTGaatctacacctgaaactaaagtGTCCCTTTCAATGCAGGAAGGTTCTGAAGGAGTATCATCAGAAAGGGAGCTGATAACAGAAAGACTTATAAAGGATGATTCCTGGGACTCCAGATGGATAAAAACCTGGGAATGTGGAGGCATGTTAGAAAGGCAGCAAGGAAATCTgaagaaagatttaaggcaagTCATAATTAAGCACAAGAGAAATCCTATGGAGGATTGTACTGAAATCGGGGAAAGTTCGAACCCAATTAAACATCAGAACATTTACTCAGTGAAAAAGCCTTGGAAGTGCAGTGAGTGTGGCAAGTCCTTCAGCTACTACTCAGCTTTTATCCTACATCAGAGgattcacacaggagagaaaccctatgtATGTACTGAATGTGGAAAGGCCTTCACCCGGAGCTCATCCCTTATCCAGCATCAGAGaatccacactggagagaaaccttacgaGTGTAATGAATGCGGGAAAGCTTTCAGTCACCGTTCAGCGCTTATTCAACATCATATCATTCATACTGGAGAAAAGCCCTATGAGTGCAAtgaatgtgggaaggccttcaaCCAAAGCACGTACCTCATCCAGCACCATAGAATacacactggagagaagccctatAAATGTAAAGAGTGTGGGAAAGCTTTCAATGACACCTCCTCCCTTATTAAACATCAGAGGGTCCATACTGGAGAAAAACCCTATGGGTGTAAAGAGTGTGGGAAGGCCTTTAGTGACAGGTCAGGCCTTACTCAACATCAGAGAACTcacacaggggagaagccctatgAATGTAGTGAATGTGGGAAGGCTTTCAGTTACTGTTCAGCTCTTATTCAACATCAAGGAACCCACACTGgggagaaaccttacaaatgtcatgaatgtggaaaagccttcagtGATCGCTCAGCTCTCATAAGacaccagagaattcatactggagagaaaccttacaagtGTAAAGAATGTGAGAAAGCCTTCAGCCAGAGCTCATCCCTGACAAAGCATCTAAgaactcacactggagagaaaccatataaatgcaATGATTGTGACAAAGCCTTTAGCCAGAGTTCTTCTCTTATTCAACACCAGAAAACTCATGCAGGGGAAAAACGCTATAAATATAAGAAATGTGAGAAAACTTTCAGTATGTGTTCAGCCTATCATCAACATGGAGAAATTCATGGTGAATAG
- the ZKSCAN5 gene encoding zinc finger protein with KRAB and SCAN domains 5 isoform X5 — protein sequence MLERQQGNLKKDLRQVIIKHKRNPMEDCTEIGESSNPIKHQNIYSVKKPWKCSECGKSFSYYSAFILHQRIHTGEKPYVCTECGKAFTRSSSLIQHQRIHTGEKPYECNECGKAFSHRSALIQHHIIHTGEKPYECNECGKAFNQSTYLIQHHRIHTGEKPYKCKECGKAFNDTSSLIKHQRVHTGEKPYGCKECGKAFSDRSGLTQHQRTHTGEKPYECSECGKAFSYCSALIQHQGTHTGEKPYKCHECGKAFSDRSALIRHQRIHTGEKPYKCKECEKAFSQSSSLTKHLRTHTGEKPYKCNDCDKAFSQSSSLIQHQKTHAGEKRYKYKKCEKTFSMCSAYHQHGEIHGE from the coding sequence ATGTTAGAAAGGCAGCAAGGAAATCTgaagaaagatttaaggcaagTCATAATTAAGCACAAGAGAAATCCTATGGAGGATTGTACTGAAATCGGGGAAAGTTCGAACCCAATTAAACATCAGAACATTTACTCAGTGAAAAAGCCTTGGAAGTGCAGTGAGTGTGGCAAGTCCTTCAGCTACTACTCAGCTTTTATCCTACATCAGAGgattcacacaggagagaaaccctatgtATGTACTGAATGTGGAAAGGCCTTCACCCGGAGCTCATCCCTTATCCAGCATCAGAGaatccacactggagagaaaccttacgaGTGTAATGAATGCGGGAAAGCTTTCAGTCACCGTTCAGCGCTTATTCAACATCATATCATTCATACTGGAGAAAAGCCCTATGAGTGCAAtgaatgtgggaaggccttcaaCCAAAGCACGTACCTCATCCAGCACCATAGAATacacactggagagaagccctatAAATGTAAAGAGTGTGGGAAAGCTTTCAATGACACCTCCTCCCTTATTAAACATCAGAGGGTCCATACTGGAGAAAAACCCTATGGGTGTAAAGAGTGTGGGAAGGCCTTTAGTGACAGGTCAGGCCTTACTCAACATCAGAGAACTcacacaggggagaagccctatgAATGTAGTGAATGTGGGAAGGCTTTCAGTTACTGTTCAGCTCTTATTCAACATCAAGGAACCCACACTGgggagaaaccttacaaatgtcatgaatgtggaaaagccttcagtGATCGCTCAGCTCTCATAAGacaccagagaattcatactggagagaaaccttacaagtGTAAAGAATGTGAGAAAGCCTTCAGCCAGAGCTCATCCCTGACAAAGCATCTAAgaactcacactggagagaaaccatataaatgcaATGATTGTGACAAAGCCTTTAGCCAGAGTTCTTCTCTTATTCAACACCAGAAAACTCATGCAGGGGAAAAACGCTATAAATATAAGAAATGTGAGAAAACTTTCAGTATGTGTTCAGCCTATCATCAACATGGAGAAATTCATGGTGAATAG